The following proteins are co-located in the Rippkaea orientalis PCC 8801 genome:
- a CDS encoding tubulin-like doman-containing protein yields the protein MMANVEEKSMVPTVLIGVGGTGAEILARIRRLVEETYDSLENFPILSFLVVDTDKDYKISNPEAGGTPFKDHEKHWASVSGKQVSDMISNMENYPWIDHWFPRELERNITSLEAGAGQIRACGRFALFCNYHSIRDKFLAACGRIKGRETFMLDRYGIKVSSNAINVFITGSLSGGTGSGMLIDLGYCVRKWLTGEGSPLVTAIVPMPQAFARIKVGDRVLANGYAAMMELSYFSDYRTEYVSQFSKNLADEVRNNRPPFDFTYLVGTKNGESSDFKLEEIREMIAQNIFLDLTSDFSPHKRSIRDNIKSSWAQADPGGRGYPKNFMSFGLSTVEIPISQIRSSLCARLAKDLINWWLNDSTPLPADTMALVKGDILKRMRLTEVELLQDLSAAQDKSYLQEMSQWVNQLRQKINTENYLQCTATGINFLGQEQGKIKELDQLIREEVDQYRQDHLRELSPDERLHGDYFNRIYDNRDRTINQGRKALEDELYRVLEDRNYGPKFAEAFIITVRQVLDDARERFSREQNQVWGQKESDRAKQYQQSLDELTQLKTQYGLTKQDRMAVCCDTILTNLEGYLVATIQRKTRAVALTVIDRLKEHLDTLERRLNRFRQRLIQTRDYFGQQADRQAESADALKINGIKLYERDKLNELYQDLIEQLAGESQGNKSRFDLGLDSICSTLSEDVLKDASPLWKKTRRADEYMRLFDLTQIPDVQQDDLQEIIHHYSQQIVVERTPKNSRLYTDMAACDRLFKLYNDESEIENQIRIAYNKSKPLILMNQAVLSGKDAGFTPATNVNVAILGGRNTSDPAAQKILPLLEQFISEDAIKPLGSPERHRLVFVQETGGFSLRCIDGMQELRQSYQDWKGDSIEAKRAQLRGEPKDLPIPVHIQKEPPFWDVFPEDPKIFQLVIQGRSLKVLRLDKNQATGENTIRYTRPTNIGTENVDIASTWEEASQILEVRACRSDREEIQRQITQKLTTAQTPEQKQKLYQELTYYLEERAEELQKQGGKDSPEYKREAEIIKQLITDYKLYFETTVISEIPQTIQPQKEAEKVHQEVKNLTKDEPEQIPPQPPVQPKWYVYRENQQTGPFTADQLSQQSITPQTYVWCAGMDGWKLASQVPELKFLF from the coding sequence ATGATGGCAAACGTTGAAGAAAAAAGTATGGTTCCTACTGTGTTAATAGGAGTAGGAGGAACTGGGGCAGAAATTTTAGCAAGAATTAGACGGTTAGTCGAAGAAACCTATGACAGTTTAGAGAATTTTCCTATTCTTAGTTTTTTAGTTGTTGATACCGATAAAGATTATAAAATTAGTAACCCTGAAGCGGGAGGAACTCCCTTTAAAGATCACGAAAAACACTGGGCAAGTGTCAGTGGAAAACAAGTCAGTGATATGATTTCTAATATGGAAAATTATCCTTGGATTGATCATTGGTTTCCCAGGGAATTAGAAAGAAATATTACTTCCTTAGAAGCAGGGGCAGGACAAATTCGCGCTTGTGGACGGTTTGCTTTATTTTGTAATTATCATAGCATTCGAGATAAATTTTTAGCAGCTTGTGGCAGGATAAAAGGACGTGAAACGTTCATGCTTGATCGCTATGGCATTAAAGTCAGTAGTAACGCTATTAATGTGTTTATTACCGGTTCCCTCTCTGGGGGTACGGGTAGCGGAATGTTAATTGATTTAGGCTATTGTGTGCGAAAATGGTTAACAGGAGAAGGGAGTCCTTTAGTAACCGCTATTGTACCAATGCCCCAAGCGTTTGCGAGGATAAAAGTGGGCGATCGCGTCTTAGCAAATGGCTATGCTGCGATGATGGAATTGAGTTATTTTTCGGACTATCGTACTGAATATGTGAGTCAATTTAGTAAGAATTTAGCGGATGAAGTTCGCAATAACCGTCCTCCCTTTGATTTTACCTATTTAGTAGGAACAAAAAACGGGGAAAGTAGCGATTTTAAACTCGAAGAAATTCGAGAAATGATCGCCCAAAATATCTTTTTAGATCTTACTTCAGATTTTTCTCCCCATAAACGATCTATCCGAGATAATATTAAATCTTCTTGGGCACAAGCTGATCCAGGGGGACGCGGTTATCCTAAAAATTTCATGAGTTTTGGTTTATCAACCGTAGAAATTCCTATCTCCCAAATTCGCAGTTCTTTGTGTGCCCGTTTAGCTAAAGATTTAATTAACTGGTGGTTAAATGACTCCACTCCTTTACCGGCTGATACCATGGCATTAGTCAAAGGAGATATCCTCAAAAGAATGCGTCTAACCGAAGTAGAATTATTACAAGATTTATCAGCAGCGCAAGATAAGTCCTATCTACAAGAGATGTCCCAATGGGTAAACCAACTGCGACAAAAAATTAATACAGAAAATTACCTACAATGTACCGCAACAGGGATTAATTTTTTAGGGCAAGAACAGGGAAAAATTAAAGAATTAGATCAATTGATTCGAGAAGAAGTTGATCAGTATCGTCAGGATCATTTACGAGAATTGAGTCCCGATGAACGATTACATGGAGACTATTTTAACCGTATTTATGATAACCGCGATCGCACCATTAATCAAGGTAGAAAAGCTTTAGAAGATGAACTCTATCGGGTGTTAGAAGATCGTAACTATGGACCTAAATTTGCTGAAGCTTTCATTATTACCGTTCGACAAGTCTTAGATGATGCGAGGGAAAGATTTAGTCGAGAACAGAACCAAGTCTGGGGACAAAAAGAAAGCGATCGCGCTAAACAATACCAACAAAGTTTAGATGAATTAACTCAACTTAAAACCCAATATGGACTGACTAAACAAGACAGAATGGCAGTCTGTTGTGATACCATTTTAACTAATTTAGAAGGCTATTTAGTCGCTACGATTCAACGCAAAACTCGCGCCGTTGCCTTAACCGTTATTGATCGCCTCAAAGAACATTTAGACACCTTAGAACGTCGTTTAAACCGCTTCCGACAAAGATTGATTCAAACGAGAGATTATTTTGGACAACAAGCCGATCGTCAAGCGGAAAGTGCCGACGCTTTAAAGATTAATGGAATTAAACTCTATGAACGAGATAAACTCAATGAATTGTATCAAGATCTCATTGAACAATTAGCTGGAGAAAGTCAAGGAAACAAGAGTCGTTTTGACTTGGGGTTAGATAGTATTTGTAGTACCCTATCAGAAGATGTCCTAAAAGATGCCAGTCCTTTGTGGAAGAAAACCCGTCGCGCGGATGAATATATGCGGTTATTTGATCTGACTCAAATTCCCGATGTTCAACAGGACGATCTCCAAGAAATTATTCATCATTATAGTCAGCAGATTGTTGTCGAAAGAACCCCGAAAAATAGCCGACTTTACACCGATATGGCAGCTTGCGATCGCCTGTTTAAACTGTATAATGATGAGTCAGAAATTGAAAATCAAATTCGTATTGCTTACAACAAATCTAAACCCTTAATTTTAATGAATCAAGCGGTACTTTCGGGAAAAGATGCCGGGTTTACTCCTGCAACCAATGTCAATGTTGCTATTTTAGGAGGAAGAAATACCAGCGATCCCGCCGCACAAAAAATCTTACCTTTGTTAGAACAATTTATCAGCGAAGATGCTATTAAACCTCTGGGATCTCCTGAACGACATCGCCTAGTTTTTGTGCAAGAAACGGGAGGATTTTCCTTAAGATGTATCGATGGAATGCAAGAATTACGACAGTCCTATCAAGACTGGAAAGGGGATAGTATTGAAGCCAAACGAGCCCAATTACGAGGGGAACCCAAGGATTTACCCATCCCCGTTCATATTCAAAAAGAGCCCCCATTTTGGGATGTTTTCCCCGAAGATCCCAAGATTTTTCAATTAGTTATTCAAGGACGATCCTTAAAAGTCCTCCGCTTAGACAAAAACCAAGCAACCGGAGAGAATACCATTCGTTATACTCGTCCAACAAATATTGGTACAGAAAATGTTGATATTGCTTCAACGTGGGAAGAAGCTTCGCAAATTTTAGAAGTTCGCGCTTGTCGTTCAGATCGTGAAGAAATTCAACGACAAATTACCCAAAAATTGACCACAGCGCAAACCCCAGAACAAAAACAAAAGCTGTATCAAGAACTAACCTATTATTTAGAAGAACGCGCCGAAGAGTTACAAAAACAAGGCGGAAAAGATAGCCCCGAATATAAACGAGAAGCCGAGATTATTAAACAATTAATCACGGATTATAAACTTTATTTTGAGACAACGGTAATCTCAGAAATTCCCCAAACAATACAACCTCAAAAAGAGGCAGAAAAAGTTCATCAGGAAGTCAAGAATCTTACAAAAGATGAACCAGAACAAATTCCTCCGCAACCTCCCGTTCAACCAAAATGGTATGTTTATCGAGAGAATCAACAAACGGGACCGTTTACTGCCGATCAATTGTCCCAACAAAGCATTACCCCTCAAACCTATGTTTGGTGTGCAGGAATGGACGGATGGAAACTTGCTTCCCAAGTTCCAGAATTGAAGTTTCTTTTTTAA
- a CDS encoding site-2 protease family protein has translation MNNNIRVGNLFGIPFYVNPSWFLVLGLVTLSYGGQLALFPQLGGITPWILGFVAALLLFSSVVAHELGHSFVAMSQGIEVKSISLFLFGGLANLERESETPFEAFLVAIAGPAVSLILFLFLTLIVSNFAFSAPITAILGLLAYINLILGLFNLIPGLPLDGGNILKALVWKITGNPNKGIIFASRVGQLFGWIAVTIGGLAILGISPIGSFWTLLIGFFLLQNAGFSAQSAQFQETLSGYTAEDAVIPDSPVVSDSLNVREFVNDYVIGKSVWKKFLVTNEEGKLSGILEIDSLKKVSTSQWTELKLAEIMEPISPNITLIQADQSLLEVVKLLENDPRQQLTVVKDNGVVLGLLEKASVIKFLQQKAQAKAI, from the coding sequence ATGAACAACAATATAAGGGTTGGCAATTTATTCGGGATTCCTTTTTATGTAAATCCTTCTTGGTTCCTAGTATTAGGGTTAGTTACCTTAAGCTATGGAGGACAGTTAGCCTTGTTCCCCCAATTAGGAGGAATTACTCCCTGGATTCTGGGTTTTGTTGCTGCATTACTCTTATTTTCTTCAGTCGTTGCCCATGAATTGGGACATAGTTTTGTAGCGATGTCCCAAGGGATTGAAGTTAAATCGATTAGCCTCTTTTTGTTTGGGGGATTAGCCAATTTAGAAAGAGAATCTGAGACACCTTTTGAAGCCTTTTTAGTGGCGATCGCAGGTCCTGCGGTTAGTTTAATTCTCTTTCTTTTTTTAACCCTAATTGTTAGCAATTTTGCCTTTAGTGCCCCCATTACAGCCATCCTAGGTTTACTTGCCTATATTAACTTAATTCTGGGCTTATTTAACCTAATTCCTGGGCTACCTTTGGACGGGGGTAACATTCTAAAAGCCCTTGTTTGGAAGATTACAGGTAATCCGAATAAAGGCATTATTTTTGCCAGTCGAGTCGGACAACTGTTTGGTTGGATAGCCGTTACTATCGGTGGATTAGCGATTTTAGGGATTAGTCCTATCGGCAGTTTCTGGACTTTATTAATTGGCTTTTTCTTGTTACAAAATGCAGGATTTTCGGCTCAATCGGCTCAATTCCAAGAAACCCTAAGCGGTTATACGGCTGAAGATGCGGTTATTCCTGATAGTCCAGTCGTTTCTGATAGCTTAAATGTCAGAGAATTTGTTAACGACTATGTAATCGGTAAGAGTGTCTGGAAAAAGTTTTTAGTGACTAATGAAGAAGGGAAACTATCAGGTATTCTTGAAATAGATAGTTTGAAAAAAGTGTCTACTTCCCAATGGACTGAATTAAAACTTGCTGAGATAATGGAACCCATTAGTCCTAATATCACTCTAATTCAAGCGGATCAATCTTTGTTAGAGGTGGTTAAACTATTAGAGAATGATCCTCGTCAACAATTAACCGTCGTCAAAGATAATGGTGTCGTTCTCGGATTATTAGAGAAAGCTTCTGTTATCAAGTTTCTCCAACAAAAAGCACAAGCTAAAGCTATTTAA
- a CDS encoding DUF2949 domain-containing protein — MQLGQILLYKKWISSDQLEEAIKLQNNQKSKLGQILLQKGLIANEQLNTALKEQYWRENGFWVID; from the coding sequence ATGCAGTTAGGTCAAATCTTACTTTACAAAAAATGGATTTCCTCAGATCAACTTGAGGAAGCCATTAAACTCCAAAATAACCAAAAGTCCAAATTGGGACAAATCCTCCTACAAAAAGGATTAATCGCTAACGAACAACTAAATACGGCTCTTAAAGAGCAATATTGGCGAGAAAATGGCTTCTGGGTCATTGATTAG
- a CDS encoding alpha/beta fold hydrolase — MQLAPHPSSSDFPGSYWKWQGQSIYYVRAGSKHPQRPPLLLVHGFGASTDHWRKNIAQLQEDFEVWAIDLLGFGRSAKPNLSYSGNLWRDQLAAFIDEVIGQPAVLAGNSLGGYACLCLASQCPDAAMGLILLNSAGPFSDTSSVAQPNLLQKLIRSVFLHPWASYLLFQYIRRPSNIRKTLKKVYLDQTAVTDRLVQEIYLPSCDRGAVDVFASVFKTPQGEKVDVLLQQLTHPLLLLWGEADPWMNAQQRGAKFRQYYPSLTEYYLKAGHCPHDEIPEEVNRLIQSWVLETVIR, encoded by the coding sequence ATGCAGTTAGCTCCCCATCCCTCTTCTTCTGACTTCCCTGGAAGTTACTGGAAATGGCAAGGACAGTCCATTTATTACGTCCGTGCAGGGTCTAAACACCCCCAAAGACCCCCTCTATTACTGGTTCATGGGTTTGGGGCTTCTACTGACCACTGGCGTAAAAATATTGCCCAATTACAGGAAGACTTTGAAGTGTGGGCGATCGATTTATTGGGGTTTGGACGATCAGCTAAGCCCAATTTATCCTATAGTGGCAATCTTTGGCGCGATCAACTAGCGGCGTTTATTGATGAGGTTATTGGTCAACCTGCAGTGTTAGCGGGAAATTCCCTAGGAGGATACGCTTGTCTGTGTTTAGCGTCTCAATGTCCTGATGCTGCGATGGGATTAATTTTACTCAATAGTGCCGGACCGTTTAGTGATACCTCATCGGTAGCACAACCCAATCTTTTACAAAAGCTAATTCGTTCGGTCTTTTTACACCCTTGGGCGAGTTATTTGTTATTTCAATATATCCGCCGTCCGAGTAATATTCGGAAAACCTTAAAAAAAGTTTATCTTGATCAAACGGCGGTGACTGATCGCTTAGTACAAGAGATCTATCTCCCCTCTTGCGATCGCGGTGCAGTTGATGTTTTTGCGTCGGTGTTTAAAACCCCCCAAGGCGAAAAAGTAGACGTTCTTTTGCAACAATTAACCCATCCTTTGTTGCTATTATGGGGAGAAGCAGATCCTTGGATGAATGCCCAACAAAGGGGCGCAAAATTTCGTCAATATTATCCCTCATTAACGGAATACTACCTTAAAGCTGGCCACTGTCCCCATGATGAAATTCCCGAAGAAGTTAACCGCTTAATTCAGTCTTGGGTGTTAGAAACCGTTATTCGATAA
- a CDS encoding segregation/condensation protein A — protein sequence MTTSSATEAIAVLIDLAQQGDIDPWNVQVIDIIDRFLDELGIRDDLDLAYQQTNLPKSGQAFLWASMLVRFKADTLENLDKEEEAEQLFPQEEMVLDASGRSLPLKLEQQLRRRAAAPPPRQRRVTLAELITHIEEMAGELEKAKPPTLRRHKPRNASRQEAMEIVTQLAHQENLTELAQQLEQFLTNQLAEFMETQNWIKLDELLTWWHRVQSPNDAETKQDRVGVFWALLLLSSQSKVELSQEEFYQDLKIQVL from the coding sequence ATGACTACATCCTCAGCCACTGAGGCGATCGCCGTTTTAATTGATTTAGCCCAACAGGGAGACATTGATCCCTGGAATGTTCAAGTGATTGATATTATTGATCGGTTTTTAGATGAATTGGGCATTAGGGATGATCTGGACTTAGCCTATCAACAAACGAATTTGCCCAAATCAGGACAAGCATTTCTCTGGGCTTCCATGTTAGTACGCTTCAAAGCCGATACCCTAGAAAACCTCGATAAAGAAGAAGAAGCCGAACAATTATTCCCTCAAGAGGAAATGGTTTTAGATGCCTCTGGACGTTCCCTACCTCTGAAATTAGAACAACAACTGCGTCGTCGCGCTGCTGCCCCGCCTCCACGTCAACGCCGAGTCACCCTCGCTGAACTGATTACCCATATTGAGGAAATGGCGGGTGAATTGGAAAAAGCCAAACCCCCTACACTGCGACGACACAAACCCCGCAACGCTTCGCGTCAAGAAGCCATGGAAATTGTCACCCAATTAGCCCACCAAGAAAATTTGACCGAATTAGCCCAACAATTAGAACAATTTTTGACCAACCAACTAGCGGAATTTATGGAAACCCAAAATTGGATTAAATTAGACGAGTTACTCACTTGGTGGCATCGGGTACAGTCTCCCAATGACGCAGAAACCAAACAGGATCGGGTGGGGGTTTTTTGGGCATTATTGCTCCTATCTTCCCAATCTAAGGTGGAATTATCCCAAGAAGAATTTTACCAAGACCTAAAAATCCAAGTACTTTAG
- a CDS encoding sugar phosphate nucleotidyltransferase produces MKAMILAAGKGTRVRPITHTIPKPLIPILQKPVMEFLLELLRQHGFDQIMVNVSHLAEEIESYFRDGQRFGVQIGYSFEGYIADNGDLVGEAMGSAGGLRRIQDFHPFFDDTFVVLCGDALIDLDLTAAVQWHKEKGSIATVITKSVDREVVSSYGVVVTDEEGRIQTFQEKPSVEEALSTNINTGIYIFEPEIINYIPPNQKYDIGGELFPELVAKAAPFYAVNMDFEWVDIGKVPDYWHAIRGVLQREIKNVEIPGVEVKPGIYTGLNVSVNWDKVNITGPVYIGAMTHIEDGATIIGPSMIGPNCWVCSGATVDNSVIFEYSRLGPGVRLVDKLVFGRYCVDKTGATIDVQAAALDWLITDSRQKLPHEQHNQQQAIADLLNKAI; encoded by the coding sequence ATGAAAGCCATGATCTTGGCCGCCGGAAAAGGCACTCGCGTCCGTCCCATTACTCATACCATCCCTAAACCCCTGATCCCCATTCTGCAAAAACCGGTGATGGAGTTTCTGTTGGAACTCCTCAGACAACATGGTTTTGATCAGATTATGGTCAATGTGAGTCATTTAGCCGAAGAAATTGAAAGCTATTTCCGCGATGGGCAACGCTTTGGCGTACAAATTGGCTATTCCTTTGAAGGGTATATTGCCGATAATGGCGACCTAGTGGGGGAAGCCATGGGATCGGCCGGAGGATTACGCCGCATTCAAGATTTTCATCCCTTTTTTGACGATACCTTTGTGGTACTCTGTGGGGATGCCCTGATTGATTTAGATCTAACAGCAGCAGTACAATGGCACAAGGAAAAAGGGTCAATCGCTACCGTTATTACGAAATCCGTTGATCGCGAAGTGGTTTCGAGTTACGGTGTGGTGGTAACCGATGAAGAGGGGCGCATCCAAACCTTCCAAGAAAAGCCCTCGGTCGAAGAAGCCCTGAGTACCAACATCAACACAGGAATTTATATTTTTGAACCAGAAATTATTAACTATATTCCCCCTAATCAAAAATACGATATCGGCGGGGAATTATTCCCCGAATTAGTCGCTAAGGCGGCTCCGTTTTATGCCGTTAATATGGACTTTGAATGGGTCGATATCGGCAAAGTTCCTGACTATTGGCACGCCATTCGTGGGGTATTACAACGGGAAATTAAAAATGTTGAGATTCCAGGGGTTGAAGTTAAACCAGGGATTTATACGGGGTTAAATGTCTCGGTCAATTGGGATAAGGTGAATATCACCGGTCCGGTCTATATCGGGGCTATGACCCATATTGAAGATGGGGCAACGATTATCGGTCCGAGTATGATCGGTCCCAATTGTTGGGTGTGTAGCGGGGCAACAGTAGACAATAGCGTGATTTTTGAATATTCTCGTCTGGGTCCTGGGGTTCGGCTGGTGGATAAATTGGTATTTGGTCGTTATTGTGTCGATAAGACGGGCGCAACCATTGATGTCCAAGCAGCAGCCCTCGATTGGTTAATTACTGATTCTCGGCAAAAATTACCCCATGAACAGCATAATCAACAGCAAGCGATCGCGGATTTACTTAATAAAGCCATTTGA
- a CDS encoding sensor domain-containing diguanylate cyclase, whose translation MTRKLWVMKHIELVSNQFKTLDFIPVGICILREDFVVMFWNRCLEDWTKISKEEIVGQKITAYFPHLSQPKYTARLKQIFCGSPPTIFSSQLHKHFFPATLVNQKLQIQQTTVVALPNHEDYYGLLVIQDVTDMTNRLENCRIIQNKSLAEVEERKQAQEKLLQKTQEMEQRNLELIELNQMSELLQACQNLEEAYTVISLSSKLLFKELIGSLFVINNSQQVVEQVASWGQPKPSYKQFTTQDCWCLRRGQTHLMNTAYSELACQHLEPLIVESYCIPLIVEGKPMGIFHLGSTIPGKLTEVKQLLATNVTRHISLALANIKLCETLKQQNIRDALTGLYNRRYLEESLKKELERAKRKERSLGIIMIDVDHFKNVNDTFGHDKGDQVLKKLGGFLQRHIRGSDIACRYGGEELTLILPEASLENTRQRAEQLRQAVKNLDLDLCDHTLTISVGIACFPEHGYSGKALLKTADQALYQAKQQGRDCVICPPILDIEDFED comes from the coding sequence ATGACCAGGAAATTATGGGTGATGAAGCATATTGAATTAGTATCGAATCAGTTTAAGACTCTCGATTTTATTCCTGTTGGTATCTGTATTCTTAGAGAAGATTTTGTTGTTATGTTTTGGAATAGATGCCTAGAAGACTGGACAAAAATATCAAAAGAAGAGATAGTGGGTCAAAAAATTACTGCTTATTTTCCCCATCTTAGTCAACCCAAATATACTGCCCGTCTTAAACAAATTTTTTGCGGTTCTCCTCCAACGATTTTTTCGTCTCAACTCCATAAACACTTTTTTCCTGCCACTTTAGTTAACCAAAAATTGCAAATTCAGCAAACAACGGTTGTGGCACTTCCTAACCATGAAGATTACTACGGTCTTCTGGTGATACAAGATGTCACCGACATGACAAACCGTCTAGAAAATTGTCGAATTATCCAAAATAAAAGTTTAGCAGAAGTTGAAGAACGCAAGCAAGCGCAAGAGAAACTCTTGCAAAAAACCCAAGAAATGGAACAGCGTAATCTTGAGCTAATAGAGCTTAATCAAATGAGCGAATTACTACAAGCTTGCCAAAACCTTGAAGAAGCCTATACGGTCATTTCCCTATCGTCTAAATTACTATTTAAAGAACTAATAGGAAGCTTATTTGTCATTAATAATTCTCAGCAAGTTGTCGAACAAGTTGCTAGTTGGGGTCAGCCAAAACCCAGTTATAAACAATTTACAACCCAAGATTGCTGGTGTTTACGGAGGGGACAAACCCATTTGATGAATACAGCCTATTCTGAACTGGCCTGTCAACATTTAGAACCCTTGATTGTTGAATCTTATTGTATTCCCTTAATTGTTGAAGGAAAGCCCATGGGAATCTTTCATTTAGGGTCAACAATACCTGGCAAATTAACAGAAGTCAAACAATTATTAGCCACGAATGTTACCCGACATATTTCCTTGGCATTAGCGAATATTAAACTTTGTGAAACGTTAAAACAGCAAAATATCCGTGATGCCTTAACAGGACTGTATAATAGACGCTATCTTGAAGAATCTCTGAAAAAAGAATTAGAACGAGCCAAACGCAAAGAGCGATCGCTCGGAATTATTATGATTGATGTTGACCATTTTAAGAACGTTAATGATACCTTTGGTCACGATAAGGGAGATCAGGTTTTAAAAAAACTAGGGGGGTTTTTACAACGTCATATTCGCGGTTCAGATATAGCCTGTCGCTACGGAGGAGAAGAATTAACCCTTATTTTGCCCGAAGCTTCCTTAGAAAATACCCGACAACGGGCTGAACAATTGCGTCAAGCCGTGAAAAATCTCGATTTAGACCTCTGTGATCATACCTTAACCATTTCTGTGGGGATTGCTTGTTTTCCTGAACACGGTTATTCAGGAAAAGCCCTACTCAAAACTGCCGATCAAGCCCTCTATCAAGCTAAACAACAGGGGCGCGATTGCGTCATTTGTCCTCCTATCCTCGACATTGAAGACTTTGAGGATTGA
- a CDS encoding chemotaxis protein CheC, with amino-acid sequence MKTQIDSINILQEVINIGVGQAASILNEMIGFHIDLQIPLVQILSFESAKKELEKRLGTDNLSTVELRFTGTLQGSADLVFPTDSASKLVDLVTDETSETSDLDLLKIGVLTEIGNIVISGIMGVISNLLKQEFHYFIPNYIEGNIEQFLDDKDNAINTTILLARANFFIKKMNIRGDIIIIFNLGSFDNLISAIEKFYDQEIMGDEAY; translated from the coding sequence ATGAAGACCCAAATTGATTCGATCAACATCTTACAAGAAGTGATCAACATTGGGGTAGGACAAGCAGCGAGTATCCTCAATGAAATGATCGGATTTCATATAGACTTACAGATACCTTTGGTGCAAATTCTTTCCTTTGAATCTGCCAAAAAAGAACTAGAAAAAAGACTAGGGACAGATAATCTTTCTACGGTTGAGCTTCGGTTTACTGGAACCTTACAGGGAAGTGCTGATTTAGTTTTTCCTACCGATAGTGCTTCTAAACTTGTGGATTTAGTTACAGACGAAACGTCAGAAACCTCCGATCTTGATTTGCTAAAAATCGGAGTTCTGACTGAGATAGGCAATATTGTTATCAGTGGTATTATGGGAGTAATTAGTAATTTGTTAAAACAAGAATTTCACTATTTTATTCCTAATTATATTGAAGGAAATATCGAGCAATTTTTAGATGATAAAGACAATGCCATTAATACAACTATTTTATTGGCAAGAGCTAACTTTTTTATCAAAAAAATGAATATTAGAGGAGATATTATCATTATTTTTAACTTGGGTTCTTTTGATAATTTAATCTCAGCAATTGAGAAATTTTATGACCAGGAAATTATGGGTGATGAAGCATATTGA
- a CDS encoding response regulator has translation MPLILIVDDSALSRTITRRILQAKNHSTLEATNGREGIEIARDRQPDCILLDLLIPELNGFEFLEILQQENLKIPVIVITADLQETTNNKCKELGAFSILHKPPKAEELGNILTEVLELSQEETN, from the coding sequence ATGCCTTTAATTCTTATCGTGGACGATTCCGCGCTATCACGCACTATTACTCGTAGAATTTTACAAGCCAAAAACCATAGCACCTTAGAAGCTACTAATGGACGAGAAGGAATTGAGATAGCCCGTGATCGCCAACCTGATTGTATTTTATTAGATCTGTTAATCCCCGAACTCAATGGGTTTGAATTTCTCGAAATTCTACAACAAGAAAACTTAAAAATTCCTGTGATTGTTATTACGGCTGATTTGCAAGAAACCACCAATAATAAATGCAAAGAATTAGGAGCATTCTCTATTCTTCATAAACCTCCCAAAGCAGAAGAATTAGGAAATATACTCACTGAAGTTTTAGAATTAAGCCAAGAGGAAACAAACTGA